Genomic window (Musa acuminata AAA Group cultivar baxijiao chromosome BXJ1-9, Cavendish_Baxijiao_AAA, whole genome shotgun sequence):
TGAAGTACAACTTACACTTGTTATGCAAGAAGTTAAGTCTTTCATCTCTTttagtcttttttttctttagattTTGTAAACTTTTAATTCAAAGCAATAGAtgatatcttcttttttattttatgctttttatATAGTAAATTTTTAACttctttataaaataatattcgaACGATATTTGATTCAAACTCTTCGAGTTCAAACCCAGATTCAAGagtttaaaaatagaaaataaaaatgatcCACAACAAAGAATTATTAGAAGTGAATTAAAGATATTCTTCTATATATTAGAGAAAGAAAGGGGCACTgatcgaaaattttaaaaataaaaatatctttggaaaaaaacttaaaaagaaaagttttttaaaaaatttatcataaaaaatttccTCGAAAATAAAAACACAAGTGAGACTTGCCCTTTGCCGAGGGGGCAGAACCCCCCGGTCCCTGGGTTGGCGGACACGTGGGACCCTCACGCCTATCTCCATTCCCTTCCTCAGAACAACCTGCGTCTATCTCCATCCCCTTCCTCgcaacaataacaacaaggaGGAATCGAGGAGGATCGATTCCTCATGGGCACATCAGCTGAGCGATGGCTTCCACCCTATATGGAGAGCGATTCCATGGGCATGTTTGCCACATCTCTCCGCTGCAGCGGCAGGGACGAAAGGAATCAAAGTGCTCAGAAGCAGAGGGGGAAAGGGTGGGATGTGCCGCGATAAGGGCGAGAGACTTGTCGCAGGACAAGGCCGACACGTCCACATGAGCTCGCTCAGCAATTTCCCATGACGGGAATGGCGGAAAAGGAAACGTGGAAAGGCTTTTGGAACGGCATAAACCCCGCAACCCACATAGTAGGATTCGTGACACTCAAGTCAACCCCACAAATGCTCCGGCCTACCTTCTTGTTTTGGGTCAACCTAACTTTCTTTCGGATTCGGTGTCCACGTAAAGTATGAAGATGATTCCGATCTTTCTCTGTCATTTACACGCCGCAGATGGCGATAGCTAGCAGACTGTGCAACAGAAGTTGGCTAATATACCTTCAAATGCACAGAAGAATAAAAGGATGCCTTcacaactcataattctcccaCGAAAGTGAAATTGAAGGATTGGATTTTGTTAAATGACACCATCACATGTAGCAGTTTACTAGTATCAAATTGTCCCAATATTTATGACTCATTTGTATCTGTAAATTAAATTTGAAGGATTTGAACCTGAAACTATAGGACGAAGTGCAGGTGCATTGATGTCGACGAAGAAGCATGTGATAGCCACGTCTCAACAAATCGAAACCCAGAAAGCACAGATATGAATATGAATCTGCAGTGCAGAGAAGATACATTTACCTACTTCTCAGAGCTCGTAAAAAATTAGGTTTGCGATCAATAATCCTCAAATATTACCATGAATTTGAGGCATGTACTTGAAAACCATTTCTATGACCAGATTCTCTAGTATTACCGCTGTTACTTTCCATAAAGAAAATAAGAGAATTCATGTACCAGAAACAGAGCATATATGGGCGGTCTGTGATCGTACAATTCATAATGCAACAGCATAAGCGGATTCAGCAGAATGAATCATACTTGTAGCACAACATAACTCGAAGCTCTTTATCTTGTACTGAGGGAGGGAATTGGCATGCTGTAATAGCTTATATGTGAATATAACTTTTAGATGATTGAATTAATACCACAAGAGCTACACTGGGTTGTTTTGTGTTCTGAAGAAACAGAAATCATGAATAACTACAATAAGTTCAGTTTTATATAGAACTTCCGATTATATGAGTAACACTCACTGCTTGGCTTGTTTTTGTTTAGAGAATTGCTAtatctgatctctctctctctctctctctctctctctctctctctctctccctcctatTTATTAAGAATCCAACTGTATTTATAGTCTGAAACTTGCAATCTCTGTTCTCCTATCCAACAGTAAGCCAATACTTACACTGTTGAAGTGGCAGGGAATGATGGGAAATTGAGGGATTTGGCATTAGCAGCTACCCCTTCATCGAGCCTTCTTCCACGTATGTTATGGGCAGTTAAAGGACAGACAGACAGGAATATCAATACTCACCTCTAAAAACACGTCAATTAGGAGCTCCAATTCACTCCGGGGAGCTGGTATGGCTGCTGGAAGATGGCTCCACCATCCCTCAGTTGTCGAAGCATCATTTGGTCATGGAATGTTGTTCCATGCGGCATCTGGTTGAGAATCATCTGATTTTCATGGCCACCATCATCGTTGGTGGCACTGCCATTGCTGCAGCTACTGGTATTGTTTTTGTTGGCAGCACTGCTACTGATATTGCCATCGCCGGTGTGGAACCTCTTGGCCGATGGTGCTGCGATGTCGGTGGAATCGGTCCAGTATGCAGAGGCAAGAGGGTTCCTCGTGGGGAAGGTACCGGCCGGAAGCAGCGCAAGGTTGAGTTGGGCCCTTGGcgctgctgcagcagcagcaagatGGGTGATGGGTTTGGACGGCAGCCCAACCTCGTTCGCGAGTAGTCCCTCAAAAAAGGTCTCGTCGTTCTCGAGCAGTGCGTTGTAGTTGGTCGGAGGTCTTTGAGGTAGAGGACCGGAGTCAGGCTGCCCGCCTGTCGCCGCCGTCTGCTGAGCTAGAGATGGTGCGGCCCCGAGGATGTCGTCCATGGCATCTTCCCTGTCCCGTTGCATCGCCCTCATGTCAACACCGACGTCGCTACTGTTGTTCTTCTTGTAGATGCGGCACAGAACCCAATCGTCCAGCTGCATGAACCATAAGCAACAGGGATTGTCATGTAACAGTGATGGTTCTGAGTATATGGCAGTAATTTACCCTGAGGGATCCGCCCCTCTTCTTGTTCGCCATGTGGCCACCGTGGGGTGGCCtgcagctgctactgctgctgctgttgctgttgctgttactgttgttgttgttatcaGGGCAGCACCTGCTGCTGGCATCTGCGAGCCGGTACTCATGCATGATCCAGTTAGTCTTGATTCCTCTGGGAGGCCTCCCACGGTAGAACACGAGGGCTTTCTTCACTCCGACCTTGACCTGGTTCCCACCGGACGTCAGCACGGGCTTGTCCGTTCCTGTGGCCTTCCAGTAGCCGGACGTGGCCGCCCTGTTCGGCCGCGCCCCGTTCGGGTACTTGCGGT
Coding sequences:
- the LOC135593421 gene encoding NAC transcription factor NAM-B2-like, whose amino-acid sequence is MEIDSTDSSSGMKHQPQQQQQPPPQPHLPPGFRFHPTDEELVVHYLKKKAASAPLPVAIITEVDLYKFDPWELPGKASFGEQEWYFFSPRDRKYPNGARPNRAATSGYWKATGTDKPVLTSGGNQVKVGVKKALVFYRGRPPRGIKTNWIMHEYRLADASSRCCPDNNNNSNSNSNSSSSSSCRPPHGGHMANKKRGGSLRLDDWVLCRIYKKNNSSDVGVDMRAMQRDREDAMDDILGAAPSLAQQTAATGGQPDSGPLPQRPPTNYNALLENDETFFEGLLANEVGLPSKPITHLAAAAAAPRAQLNLALLPAGTFPTRNPLASAYWTDSTDIAAPSAKRFHTGDGNISSSAANKNNTSSCSNGSATNDDGGHENQMILNQMPHGTTFHDQMMLRQLRDGGAIFQQPYQLPGVNWSS